Below is a window of Podarcis muralis chromosome 5, rPodMur119.hap1.1, whole genome shotgun sequence DNA.
CAAAGCTGGTAACTGCAGTTTTCCAGTTCTCTTATTTTAACCAAGATACGGTTGTCTAAACCAGGCCACCGCCCCAGGAATGTATTTTTTGGTCCTAATTATGATGTATAAATTCTTCTTGACTGAAGCTGGTTTAATCACTGAATTCAATATTTTTTTATCATATGTACATAAAATGTACTGTATATGAGTAAGCGATAGGCAGATTCTAAGGTAATTCTACCTCTCTAAAGTTTGACATGTATTTTGTTACTAGCTCAGTTATTAGAAAGATGTACTATTTTTGCAATGTAGAAATAATAAACGCTAATAGATAATAAAAGTAAAAATTATGCACAGCTTAATTTCTTTGTTTTAATCAGGTGCTGGTGCCCCAATACTTCAGTTTTGTGAAATGTATTTGGAGGACCCCCTAGAATCTAAAACCACCTTCCCTCAAATTCAAGCCTTCCTTCACAGTAGCTGTTAATGTGGATTCTTTCTCTCTTGCAGCTACTCACCCATCTAGTTCTTTTCTTTAATGCTAGCCTTTCTTGTTCTGGTGGCAACCTTGTCTTAGGGACCCCTCGCAGTCTTCCTTTTCCTGGTCTTGCAATTGAGGCCAGCCTTATTTCTTCCCAACCATGGCCAACATCTCTCCTAAGAGAGATGTTTTAAACCATCCTCTCAATCTTGCTGTGCTAAAAAAACATGTCAGCATCACGTACAAAGGTGTCCCCTTGCTCTGTTAGCTGGAAGGTGTTTGGCAGACCTAACAGGAGGCAAACCATGAGCAAGTAGAGAGTGTTTCTTCATAGAGAATAGGAAAAccctgtacagtggcacctcaggttacagacgtttcaggttacggactccgctaacccagaaatagtgcttcaggttaagaactctgcttcaggatgagaacacaaatcatgctccagcggtgcggcggcagcaggaggccccattagctaaagtagtgcttcaggttaaaaacagtttcaggttaagttcagacctccagaacgaattaagtacttagcctgaggtaccactgtacagtggtacctcgggttacagacgcttcaggttacagactccgctaacccagaaatagtgcttcaggttaagaactctgcctcaggatgagaacagaaatcgcgcggcagcgggaggccctattagctaaagtggtacctcaggttaagaacagtttccggttaagaacggacctccggaacgaatttaagttcttaacccagggtaccactgtataagcaaggcCTGGGGAGTAGCTATCTGGCCTGAAATTAATAAAGAAATGTTAGAAGTTTCCacacatttccatttccacttttTACTGCTGAAGCGGAACAGACATCAATCAGAACAAAAGCAACTTTTTTTGTAGTGTATATGCACGTCTATATGGAATTCCCAAACAATGCCTTACCATTTCAGTCTGCTCATAGCAGCCCGGTTCGCACGACAGTATATGGTAACCACGATGATGTGGGTACCCAGAGAGCAGCTTGAAGCCTCTTTGCTGCTTCTACTCAGTCCTTTTTGCTTTCTCAACACACTGagctgtgtgggtgtgggtgtagatATTCTCCTAAAAGCATCTGCTTTACATTTTCTAGTGAAAATTAAGTCccgtttttttcctcccctgtaAAACATTTTATACCACTGAAATGATTTCTCGCCTGACATTTCCCTGCAGTTTAGCGCTATTCATGCATCTAATAAAAGGATGCCACTTTTCTGGAAAGAGGTCGCTGTAACGTCGATCCTTCCATAGATGTCTTACTGCAAGTCGTTTCATGAACAGCACATGCCAATCTCTTCCTTCTCAGATTACCTTTTCGGAACAAATTCATCCAGTCTTGAGGAAGGAGGCCAGAAGACTCTCTATCCAAGccttcacacctccttcccaggaGGAAGGTAGCATGAGGGTTGGGGGCAGCGTCAAATGCTGCAGAGAGCTGCCCCCAAAGGccgtgggggtgggggctgcatgTTGGACCATCTTGATTTAGGTGTTTCAAACTTTGGGTTTAGATGCTTTCCCCTATGTGGCCAGCTGACAGCATAGATGCCATAAATGGCACACAGAGAGATCACAAATTCCCTGTGGCATATGCAGCAAGAAGCTGGGGAAACTACGGCTTGTGGTCTGGCGCTGGGTCGCTCCCTTCTTTGGTGTGATTTCCTCTTGAATCTAAGGTATGCGAGGCTGTACATACAACTGCAATATGTGCTGGAGTGGCATGGCAGTGTTTTTATGCTGTATACCGCACTGTGATCCTCATACTGCttgttaaaagtacagtggtgcctcgcaagacgaaattaattcgttccacgagttttgtcgtcttgcgatttttttcgtcttgcgaagcacggtgtcgggaaagttttggaaaagcttcaaaaatcaccaaagtatttaaaaacctcaaaaaaggctaccacaccacgttctatgagttgctcctcaaagtcaagtcgcaactgtattaacggtgttaagaaaaaggaaacaaacttgcaagacatttccgtcttgcgaagcaagcccatagggaaaatcgtcttgcgaagcagctcaaaaaacaaaaaaccctttcgtctagcgagttttttgtcttgcgaggcattcgtcttgcgaggtaccactgttgctAAGTCTAACTTTGTGTATGGGCGGAGGTATCCAATGATAGCAGCCATCAGTCACAGCCAGTGGTATATAGTCTGAAGCCTTATTTTCACTATTTGCACACCAAAACTCTGGCTcctccagatatttgttggactccgactcccatcagcccctgccagcatggcttaaaggtcagggatgatgggagttgtagtccaacaggtgGAAGGCTGcaacttccccatccctgtcctgaAACAGGTGAGGTAATACAGAGCAAGCGCTTCTTTAAGCATGTGCGGAGTGTATTTTTTCTCTCCTCCAATGCCCCCCCTACCCCCAGATACAGGATTGTTTGTAGGGAATCTACAGCAGATGGGGAtggatcacatttttaaaaaaagattctaaGAAAAACAACCTGCTTTCCGGTAGAGATAAGGCTGCAAGATAAACCTACCTTGCTGTTGTACTGGAGGTTTTAAACTTTGCAGTTTTggattttgtttgcttgtttaacaCACAGGAGCATacaggcatctgaaggcagccctgcgtagggaagtttttaatgtttaattatgtttttgtatatgctgaaCACCACCCATAGCAGTCAGATgcatggggtacaaataataaaattattattattattattattattattattattattattattattattaaaaagagtaTGTCCTCACCTGCTGTCTGAACTGGTATGGCCTGCTTAGCTGCCTTTAGATTTTATCACTCCGATTTACTGCATGTGATCTTCATATAGCCTGCAttgatatatttaaagcacacacccccccccaaaaaatacggTGAACTGCCGTTTGTAAAGTGTGGTGGGAATCGTagtcctgtggggggggggtttgaactacagttcccagagtgatttgggtgggtgctttaaatgtgttttaaatgtatggtgtgtacagaCAAAGCTTTTCATATGCGCAAGACAACAAATGTAGAGTTCTCGAATGATGTgcattgctggggaaacccagccaggtggacggggtataaatatattattattattattattattattattattattattattattattacatgtgtGAGCCGGTCCTCAAAAATATACAGAAGTGTTTACAAAATCTGTCCATAAGTAGATAAAGagaagatgaatgaatgaaaatgccttggttttagaatgttGCTGCTTGGGATATTTCATTCTTATCCACTTTTTTGTTAATTTATTGAATAATTTACTTTCAAAATGCTGTCCTTCCATTGATGCAAGTTTGTATTTGCTGTACAGTCTttttaagtttaataaataattttgtttatttatgacAGTGGCATACAAGGGAATAGCAAAAGGGAAAAAGAGCAATAGAAAATCTCAGTAAAATATGCACAAAACAgaacagcagcatttaaaaaaaaaaatcagagttgACAAAACCTTACCAGTGGGTTCAAGTTCTGTCTGGTCAAATGGATACATATTCTTTGTCTGGGAGCAAAAGAGCAGCAGGTGGCTATAGATGAGCCTCCCTAGGAAGGGCCTTAcatcacgggtgtcaaacacaaggcccgcgggccgaatccggcccaccagacttcgtcatgtggcccgtgtagccaccgccagccttcaccttttattctcgcttttttttttttttgacacaagaaagccgcctcttcagtgcatgcgcggcagcctacaagccagagaacgtctgccctctagcggcgccagcTGTTCTACACAAGAAACCTCcactttgagggtgaccaaaccacggccctttgagggtgaccaaactgctgatgcggcccccaatgaatttgagtttgacacccctgccttACATAATGGGAGCATCACAATGAAGAACCAGCATTATCATTtgtgtctccccccacccaaaagaaagaaagaaagaaagaaagaaagaaagaaagaaagaaagaaagggaagagaggaTTTGGTTTTAATCCAGTTGTAAATCAGTGTTGGTAACTCTGAATTAGGGACAGAGCAATTTCAGCCCTCTCTGTTCCCGATTCTTCCCaaatcttaaatccagttctccacatttctgcagcaatttgcaatccTCGTGAAAATTCTTCTGCATGTTATTGTCAATTTATCCCAATAAGCACATTTTTCTATGGAGCTTTGACTTACAGAGCCCAAATTTTTTCAAGCAATTCCTCCTAAAAGAGCGCATTTTTGAATGCGTTTTTTTCTCCAATATATTCATATTTATGCGTATTTTTTTACCTtacacatatgcatttttgtaaaccgtacttggttggaaaactgcatcatttattattatttttggatgAATGCggatggctgtgcttcagttttcGTATAACAGGTGTTCCCCCCCAATTTATGtggggggttacattccaggagCCCATACGCATAAGTGAACttgtggggagcaccctctaaaaaaCCTCTTAAAAGCCTCAAAACACCTGTTTCTTCCTGCTGTCCAgctctctctccacacaactcCCTCTCCAACTAGAGTCAAAGCTCTGGGGCCGGCTGGAGGCTGGACGATGCACGGAAAAGCATCTGTGCAGCTACTGCTGTGCTACTCTGAGTGTTGGCTGCTAGACGGGgagctgagcagcctaaacaaagccccactgtgcctCAGGTCTCGTTGGGGCTTCCTCCGCCCTCACTGACATCTTCCCCAGGCTCTGAGGAGATCTCCAGAGCTCTTCTTCCACTtcctggtttgttgttgtttagtcatttagttgtgtccgactcttcgtgaccccatggaccagagcacgccaggcactcctgtcttccactgcctcctgcagcttggtcaaactcatgctgctagctttgagaacactgtccaaccatctcatcctctgtcgtccccttctccttgtgccctccatctgtcccaacatcagggtcttttccagggagtcttctcttctcatgaggtggccaaagtattggagcctcagcttcaggatctgcccttccagtgagcactcagggctgatttccttaagaatggagaggtttgatctttcagtccatgggactctcaagagtctcctccagcaccatagttcaaaagcatcaattcttcggcgatcagccttctttatggtccagctctcacttccaaacatcactactggggaaaccatagctttaactatatggagctttgttggcaaggtgatgtctctgctttttaagatgctgtctaggtttgccattgctttcctcccaataagcaggcgtcttttaatttcatgactgctgtcaccatctgcagtgatcatggagcccaagaaggtaaaatctctcactgcctccatttcttccccttctatttgccaggaggtgatgggaccagtggccaggatcttcctttttttgatgtaccgttctatttatttatttaattatctcCTGGCAAAGCATGCATGCGCGGCTGCGCACGAGTCGGTGGGGGGTGCCTGCATTTCAGAAACGGTGAATTGGGTAGATTTGCCTTTGAAATGTGACCCGAGTCAGCTTTTTGTCCTCCGTACAGTCTCTGAATAGGTATGTATCTCCACAAGTGCATTGAAACacacatccagaaagtataaagtGTCTGGAATTCGCATCAGCTACATGCCTAGTAGACAACTTCTTGGGCGTAGCagcatttatgggggggggggcacccacttGTCCTCATCCTCCGTCTGGCTCCGTCTAGCAGATTCGGAACGAAACGTCTccacaacagttgttttaaatgacTTTCTGTTGACCTCAAGCTCTCggggaaaaatctgtcaaaatcttcagtGGTTTCAAAACTAgggaattaaataaaaataataacatcgTTGACTGAGGCCTGAGGGCTTTCCGCAGTATAAATAGCCTGTGGGGAATTTCTAGTCGTTTCTAGACAGGCCTCGTAGGGGCGCACTCTCAGGAGAGAAGGCCAAGAACTatgagaagcttccagaagctgaGCTACCTGCGATGCGATTGGTCGGTTTGCGGAAGCCACACCTATCGCTCTGTCGGTTGCGTCTCTCGAACGCGGCACAACATCATCCAAGTGACCTCCGTGAGCGCTTTCAAACATTCTGATCATTCCTACTTTTGGttaagtgttttatttatttacttacttgatttagggggagcagttcccgccccccccctgaCCAAGCCCATGGGAAACTTCCACCTTGTTGGATTGGGGCATTTTGGTGCACCCACCTTGGACATTTTCAGTCAGGGAGACCACTTCGTGCGTGTTAAATCTCCAGCTTTCAATATAAGGACAgcacctgccccctccctctcttaGGAAAAGCCATGTACTGCATCCCTCCTATTTTGTACCTTTCTCAACTCCGTTGCCACGATGCTTTGCGTTTGCAAGGACAGGTTTCCGGAGGTGGGGGAACTCTATGGCAAAAATACACTAGAGAATCAGCACGGTAATATGATGAAGACTCTGTTGCCAAGGAGCAGAATGTTTTAAGCAAGAGCGTGGTTTTTTCCTCCCCATATTGCAACTAAAGATTTGATCtaaaattagatttttttttatattttttttaaaaaaggggaaaaggaggaaataaaCCAACCACATCCTCATGGAGGGGCGTCGGAGGAAATGGAAGTAAATGTGAGCAAaggaatttcttctccatcctggAAATCAATGCTACGGGAGAGGTCCAGGAAGAGACCAGAGGGGGGTGATTTGAGAACTCCAGTGGGTGGCGatggaggcagggggagagagatctGTCTCTGTAATTGCAGGCTTTTCAGTGCAAGCtgggttctttctttttctttcccccctcccctcccctccctctccctctctcctgctctggCAAGCCTGAAACCTGCTGAATAATTCATAAAGATGAGAAGCGCCGAATTTCCCCAGGCTGATAATACAGTGTGCATGCTGTAAAGCGAGAGAAGATGCTCCAGGTCTTCGGATGAGCTGCTGCCACTCTTGAGGCCATTGCCCAGAGGGTGCTGGGACTCCTGGTATTTCCACAGCTgaggtttctttttttcctgcctTGCTTCCTTCCTCGCTCGCCTGCCTGTCTTTGGGCACTCGTTGCTGGCTGCACTCGACCAGGAGAATCTAACTTTGCTGCAGTCATGGAGATTTGGATGCAAGCTCTAGATTTCGCCCTCCTTCTGCTTGCCTGGCTTGCAAACACCAGCCTTGGATCCATCGGCAAGCTTGTTCTTTCGTGATCTGGAATACTTGCAGCCTCCCCTGTGTAGAAATACGGTGAAGGAGACTCACGTATCCCTTCTTTCACCTCTGCCAACAACTGACTCTGGAGACCTGGCACGATCGGAGAAGTTGGTGTTTTTCCATGGGATCCAGTCTTGCTCTCTGCCTGTTTTGGAGATCGCCGTCTACATTCTGGGACGTCATGTATGTTTGGTACTTTTCTGACGATCTACTTTGGCTCCTGCTGTGTTCTGCCTGGTCTAGGAGATTTTCCTGGATTTCTTCCTGGCTCAGCTTAGCCTTCTCCAGAACTGAGCAGTGCTGAGGTTGGTCTGGAGCGTCTCACTTGTGCGCCGCACAATGCCCAatatctccttctcctcttcttcctcctcctcctcctcctcctggagcTCTAGATCCTTGCAACAGCTGCTTTGCgaagaagactccctggggaCGAGGATCTCTTTGTCTCTCTTCTACTTGCTGCTAGCCATCTACGGGACCATATCCAACATCATGGTCATCTACCTGGTCTTCACCTTCAGGAAGCTACGCACCACCAGCAACGCTTTCATTGTCAACGGTTGCGTTGCGGACCTGAGTGTCTGTGGCCTTTGGATGCCGCAAGAAGCGGTGCAGGGACTGCTCCCTTCTGGGTCCCCAACAGTGCGGTCAGAAGGGTACCGGTTGCTCCGTGCTGGGCTGGTGGGCCTTGGGCTCATCGTCTCACTGCTCTCCCACCTGCTGGTGGCCCTCAACCGCTATGTCCTCATCACCAAGCCGCCCATCACGTACCAGGCTGTTTACCAGAGGAAGCACACGGCCTGGATGATCAGCTTATCCTGGGGGCTGGCCCTCCTCCTCGCCTCCGTCCCCCCAGGACTGCAGATGTGGCAACCCAGCCGGCAGGAGTCTCAAAATGGCACCAGTACCAAGAGCTCGAACTACGTGGGCCTTCTGGTAGCCCTGGCTGTCCTCATCCAGACAGTCCTCCTGCTCCACTGCTACATGGGGATTGTCAGGAGGGTGAGGGGCAGCGTCAAGCGCGTCAGCGTCCTCAACTTCCACCTGCTCCAGCAGCTCCCCTTCCCAGCAGCCTCGGCGGCTCCCCGCCGGGCCCGGCGCCTGAGCAGCATCTCTGTCTTGCTCCTCTGCCTCGCCTTCCTCCTGGCCACGCAGCCTTTGGTGTGGGTCAGCTTTCTGGGCTTTTTCTTCTGGCCTATGCCCCGGGGGCTGCAGATCGCCAGCTGGCTGCTCTTCTGCTCTCTCTCGGCCTTCAACCCGCTGCTCTATACGTGGAAGAACGAGGAGTTCCGCCGCTGTGCCCGCTTAGTGCTACCCGGAGGGGAAAACCCGGCGGTGGCGGTAGCTGCCGCAGCGGCCACTACCGCCCTCCCCACAGTGTCTCTTCCCTCTCAGGAGCCATCGCAGCTGGGGACCAAAGTGGAAAGTCTAGGCAGCTTAGTGCTTCACTGACACCCCCCTAAATTCTCACGCTCTTAGGTGAAAAGGTGTTGGGAGACATTAGCCTTGGActcaggcaggggtcagcaaagtttttgtggttCACAGTCCCGCAGATGCCGCAGTGGGCTGgagtgtgtgcgcgtgtgtgtgcatgcacgctcAAATGCTATTTCCGGCACTACTTCCTGCATGGAGGAGGCGTGCaaagcttcctattggctgcaggagcttcctgcagccaatgggaagccgggcAGCATTGTggaaggcggtccccgctctgctctgcGCCGGTTTAGTGTGGCACACGGGAGCTGACAAAGCGGGCAGCGTGGGTCCCCGAGGGGGctgcgggggtccatgggccgattaaatgacccccatgggctgcttgtgacccatggaccttaggttgctgacccctggactcaGGTATCGCATGCGGGCCATTGTCAACAGGTGGGGATGTTGTCCTTTACAGAGGTTGCTTCCAGATAACCTGCTTAGCCATCATTTACGTTGATTCGTTTGCGCAAAGtccacagggaggttagatgatgctaGCTATTTATTGTCTGTTCTGATTGGTTTGCAGTGAGGTCAGGTGACCTCATGCTGGGCAAGTGACACGGCTAACTTTCTGGTGCCACTTTCCTCATGGCAAAAAAAGTTCCCTTTGGGAGAGCAAGTGGTTTAGTTGCTCAATATCCATTTTTAATggtacaacctgaatttgcctggACGGGACGAAATCCCatctgaaaatagcaacagtctggaagcgcctttattagattccccccccccccccagaaatggGAAGTCTGGATTAAACAGGGTATGgccgggggcggggaggaggatACAACTGAGGCTGCATGCACGAAGAGCGGCAATCCCATAATAAGcagccatctggaagcacccaccAAATGACTCACTGAACTGCACAGTACTCCACTCCCTACGgagaggcttttaaaaaataaaataatgcacagACACTTGTCagctttaaaatgtatatatttgtatcAAATCTCTTTCGCACTTTGTGGAGTTTTCCAGAAAAAACTCAGTGCAGTCAAGCG
It encodes the following:
- the GPR88 gene encoding G protein-coupled receptor 88, giving the protein MPNISFSSSSSSSSSSWSSRSLQQLLCEEDSLGTRISLSLFYLLLAIYGTISNIMVIYLVFTFRKLRTTSNAFIVNGCVADLSVCGLWMPQEAVQGLLPSGSPTVRSEGYRLLRAGLVGLGLIVSLLSHLLVALNRYVLITKPPITYQAVYQRKHTAWMISLSWGLALLLASVPPGLQMWQPSRQESQNGTSTKSSNYVGLLVALAVLIQTVLLLHCYMGIVRRVRGSVKRVSVLNFHLLQQLPFPAASAAPRRARRLSSISVLLLCLAFLLATQPLVWVSFLGFFFWPMPRGLQIASWLLFCSLSAFNPLLYTWKNEEFRRCARLVLPGGENPAVAVAAAAATTALPTVSLPSQEPSQLGTKVESLGSLVLH